The genomic window TACCTCGAGACCGAACTCGCCGAGGAACTCAGGGAGCAGATCGCGCTGCTCGAGGATCTCCGGGAGACGGAGGAGGGGATCGAGAACGATCGAGTCGGGACCCGCCTCGAGAGCGCCCGCGACCTGTTAGCCGAGTTCGACGAGCGCGGGACGACGATCGGCGCGAAGGAGATCGACGGCAAGCACATTGTCGAGCTGCCGGTCGCCTCCTTCTCGAACGTCAAACCGTTCGAGGAACTCATCCTGTACAAACTCGGCGAGGACGGCGAGTTCGACTCCGTCTCGGAACTGGCCGAATCGCTGGCCCGCGAACTGAACGAGGAGTACACCGACAGCTTCCGGTCGAAGGTCATCTACAACGTCGATCGGCTGGGTCCGGGCGGCAAGGGCTACATCGAGCGCGAGGAACACGGCAAGTCCTATCGAACTCGCCTGTCGCGGATCGGCGAGCTGTGGGTACGTGCCCACTCCAACGACGAGTCGGAGTCCACGGACCAGCCGTGACCACGGGTCGTCCGTCGCTCGACTCGGCCGATCGGTCCGCGCGCGGTTCTCCTTCCAGTCCGACACTCTCTCGAGCGAGCGGAAGCCCTGCGCGGTCGGACGACCCGCGTTGAATGGCCGGAAAACGGCTGGGACGCGCTGCGATCAGACGTCGTCCAGCAGGTCGTACAGCGCGCGCTCGGTGTCGATCGTCAGGAGGTGGGCGCGGTACTCGGCAGTCGCCTGCACGTCCGAAACGAACGCCTCGTCGTCGACCGTGGTTCCGGCCTCGGCCGCCGCCGCGGTGATCGTCTCCTCGGAAACCGCCGCTCCCTCGAGTTCGTCCTCGACGGCCGGCAGTCTCGTCGGCGTCGTCGTCGCGCCGGTGACGGCGACCCGAGCCTCCTCGATCGCCTCGCCGTCGGTGCGGAGCCAGACGCCGACGCCGACCATCGCGTAGCCCGAGAGCGGATCGCGACGCTTGCGGTAGGCGCTCACGGCGTCGTCGTCGGTCGGGAGCCGAACGGCAGTGACGATCTCGTCGTCGTCGACCGCCGTCTCGAACGGCCCTTCGAAGAGATCGGTCGCGTCGATCGTCCGCTCGCCGTCCGCCCCGCGCACCTCGAGCGCCCCGTCGAGTGCGAGCAGGGCGGCCGGCGGGTCCGAGCGCGCGTCGCCGTGGGCGAGGTTGCCGCCGATCGTGCCGCCGTTTCGGACCTGCGGGTCGCCCAACTCGGCCGCGGCGTCGGCGAGCGCGGCCGCGTGCTGCCGGACGGGTTCGGACTCGGCGATCTCGGCGTGCGTGGCGAGCGCGCCGACCGAGACGGCGGTTCCGTCGTCCGCCGCTTCGATCGCATCGAGCCCGCTCAGTTGGCCGATATCGACGAGCGCCGGCGGCGATTCGTCTCCCGTCTTCATCCGCGGCAACAGCCCGTGCGCGCCGGCGACCAGTTCGGCCCCGTCGTGGTCGCCGAGTAACTCGAGGGCGTCGTCGACGCTGTCCGCTCGGTAGTAGTCGAAATCGTTCACGTACATCAGCGATCGCCCTCCGTGGCTCGCCAGACCGATTCCGGCGTGATCGGCATGTCGAGGTGGTCGACGCCGAACGGCTCGAGCGCGTCTGCGACGGCCGACACGATGGTCGGTGTCGCCGCGATCGTCGCCGACTCGCCGACGCCCTTCACGCCGAGGGGGTTGTGCGGGCTCGGCGTCACCGTGCTGTCCGTTTCGAAATCGGGCAACTGCGTCGAGTGGGGGACGGCGTACTCGTCCATCCGACGGGTTTGGAGATGCTCGTCGTCGTCGTACGCTGCGCCCTCGTAGAGCGCGGCACCGATCCCCTGCGCGATCCCCCCGTGGACCTGTCCCTCGACGATCATCGGATTGATGATCTCCCCGCAGTCGTCGACCGCGACGTAGCGTCGGATCTCGATATCGCCCGTTTCGGGATCGACCTCGACGACTGCGACGTGGGTCCCGAAGGGGTAGGTGAAGTTCTCCGGATCGTAGAAGTTGGTCTCCTCGAGGCCGGGGTCCATTCCCTCGGGCAAGTCGTGTCCGAGATACGCCTCGTGAGCGATCGTCTGGATGTGGAGCGACCGATCCGGTGCGCCGGCGACGCGGAATTCGCCGTCCTCGAACTCGATGTCGTCGACGCTCGCCTCGAGTTGATGGGCGGCGATCCGACGGGCCTTCTCGCGGACCTCGCGGGCGCCCCGGGCGATGGAGCCGCCGCCGACCGACGCGCTCCGGCTGCCGTAGGTCCCCATTCCCTGCGGGATCCGATCGGTGTCCCCCTCGACGACGTCGACGTCGTCGACGGAGACGCCGAGTTCCTCGGCGGCGATCTGGGCGTACGTCGTTCGATGGCCCTGCCCCTGATCCGCCGTCCCCGCGAGGACCGTCACCGATCCCGTCGAGTCGAACCGGACGATCGAACTCTCCCAGCCGCCGGCCTGCGCGCCGAGATCCCCCGCGAGTCCGGACGGCGAGAGCCCCGCGGATTCGACGAAGTTGCCGATGCCGATACCGATGTATCGGTCCTCGTCTCGAAGCTCGCGCTGGCGCTCGCGCAAGTCGTCGTAGTCGACGTGCTCGAGCGCCAGATCCATCGCACGTTCGTACTCGCCGCTGTCGTAGACCAGCGCCGCGGCGGACTCGTAGGGGAACTCGTCGGGGGGGACGAGGTTCCGCCGCCGCAGTTCGGCCGGGTCCATCTCGAGTTCCCGGGCCCCGGCGTCGACGAGTCGCTCGATCACGTAGATCCCCTCGGCCCGGCCCGCGCCGCGATAGGCGTCGACGGGCGTCGTGTTCGTGAACGCACCGACGACGCGGCAGTGGATCGCCGGAATCGCGTACTGGCCCGAGAGGACGGTCGCGTAGAGATAGGACGGCGTCGCGGTCCCGAACTGCGAGAGCTGCGCACCGAGTCCGGCGTGCGTTTCGACGCGAACCCCGCGGATCGTCCCGTCGTCGTCGAGTGCGATCTCGCCGGTCGTCACGTGATCTCGCCCGTGACAGTCGGTCAGGTAGCTCTCCGAGCGCGTCGCCTGCCACTTCACCGGCCGGCCGAGTTGCATCGAACACCAGGCCGTGACGGCCTCGTCCGGGTAGTGGTAGATCTTGCTGCCGAAGCCGCCGCCGACCTCGGGAGCGATCACCTGAATCTTGTTCTCCGGAAGGCCCAGCGTCCCCGCCGAGAGCAGCATTCGATGGAGATGCGGGTTCTGACTCGTCATCCATAGGCGCAACTTCCCCGTCGCGTCCTCCCAGTCGGCGAGGGCGGCTCGCGGCTCCATCGCGTTCGGAATGATGCGCGGCTGTCGGAGGTCGACGGTCGCGACCCGATCGGCGTCGGCGAACGCTTCGTCGGTGGCCTCCTCCTCACCCAGTTCGAAGTCGAAGGCCACGTTGTCCGCGGCCTCCTCGTGAACCGGCGGCACGTCGCGCTCGACCGCCTCGACCGGATCGGTCACGTGCTCGAGCGGTTCGTACTCGACCGCGATCCGCTCGAGCGCATCGTGGGCGACGTGTGGCGTCTCCGCGACGACGGCGGCGACGGCGGTCCCCTCGTGGCGAACCTTGTCCGTGGCGAGCATGCGATATTGCGGCTGCACGAGGCCGGGGAGGTCCCACGCGGTCGGAATCGTGTTCGGAACGCCGCTTTCGACGACGTCCTCGCCCGTGTACACCGCGACGACGCCATCCATCGCGGCCGCGTCGCTGGTGTCTATCCGCTCGATTCTCGCGTGGGCGTGATCGGACCGGCGGATAGCCAGATGCGTCGTTCCGCGCAGGGAGATGTCGTCGGTGTAGTCCCCGGACCCGGTCAGCAGCGGAACGTCCTCGCCGCGTTCGATGGCGGAGCCGAAGGCGCCACCGCTGTCGGCGCCGGACTCACCGCTCGAATCGGCGTCGCTCATCGGTGCTCACCCGACTGTTCGGCCGCGGCCTCGATCGCGTCGACGATGTTCTGGTAGCCGGTACACCGACAGAGGTTGCCCTCGATCGCCTCTCGAATTTCCTCGCGGGACGGGTCGTCGGCCTCCCGCAAGAACGTGTCGGCGCTCATGAGCATCCCCGGCGTACAGTAGCCACACTGGAGCCCGTGCTGTTCCTGAAACTGCTTCTGCAGGGCCGAGAGATCGCCGTCGTCGGCGAGTCCTTCGACGGTCTCGATCTCCGAGCCGTCGGCCTGCACGGCCAAGCGAGTACAGGACTTGATCGTCTCGCCGTTCTCTCTGACGGTACAGGCGCCACACCGCCCCGTCTCACAGCCGACGTTCGCCCCGGTATACCCGAGTTCCTCTCGAAGCGCCGTCACGAGCAACGTCCGCGGTCGGACGGTCAGGTCGTGCTGTTCTCCGTTCACTGTTACCGATATACCGTGTGTCGTCATTCATTTTCCTCCGGTTTGTAGCGTCACTCGAGTCAGCGGACTGTTCACGATACCCGTGATACAATCCCACACGACATAGTCACCACATTACGGTAAATAGGTTCGCAACGGAATTCCGCCGCTGACCCGTACTGGTCCACGGGTGACGCCTCTCCGTCGCCGATTTCCGACCCGAGTTTTCGAGGCGGGTTTCCCGTCATTCGGACGCGGATGCCGTCAGTCCGGGTCATCGGACGGCTCGTCGATATCGCGGACGAGACCCGGGCCGCCGGTCGCGACGAGTGCCGCGCGAGGAATCGTGACCGGCCGCCAGTGCCCGCTGTGAGTGCGACCCCGGCACCGATATCTCGGCCTGCTCGTTCGACCGACCGTTCGCCTCGGTGACTATTTCTCGAGGAAGATTTACCGTCTGGAACACCGTGGAACGAGACGAACTCCCAATGGATCTGCGAACCAATAACTATCGATGGCTCGGAGCGGACCGATGCCGGTTCACCGCGAGCGCGCATGACTGAGCCGACTGCCACCCCGTTCGCGGAGTATACCGAGGCGGATCTCAGACGGGTCTTCGACCGAACGGGGTACGTCGCCGAGGACGACATCCTGATCCCGGTGTTGCTCGCGCTCCGGCTCGGGAAGCCGCTGCTCATCGAGGGCGAACCCGGGAGCGGGAAGACGGAGTTAGGAAAGGTGCTCGCGGACGGGCTCGAGACCGACCTCGTTCGGTTACAGTGCTACGAGGGGTTGGCGGCCGAGAACACGCTCTACGAGTGGAACTACACGAAACAGCTGCTCTCGGTGCAGGCCGGTGAGCGCGGGGTCACCGACGACGGTTCGGTGTTCGACGAGGAGTATCTGCTCGAGCGGCCCCTGCTCCGGGCGCTCTCGGGCGACCGCGACCGCCCCGCCGTCCTCCTCATCGACGAAGTGGACCGCGCCGATCGGGAGTTCGAGGCGCTGTTGCTCGAGTTCCTCTCCGATTTCCAGGTCTCGGTACCGGAACTGGGGACGATCGAGGCGTCGGTTCCCCCGATCGTCCTGCTCACGTCGAACCGAACGCGCGGCCTCAGCGACGCGCTCAAGCGGCGCTGTCTGTACCTCCACGTGGAACCGCCGTCGTTCGAAAAGGAACGAGAGATCGTCCAGCGGAAAGTGCCGGAGCTGGACGGCGCGACCGCCGCGGAGATCTGTGGCGTCGTCCAGCGGCTCCGCGAGGAGCCCCTGCTGAAACGGCCGGGGATCGCGGAGACGTTGGACTGGTCTCGCGCGCTCCTCGAGCTTCGATCCGCGAGCGAGGACGGGAGTAGCGAACCCGCGGCGTCGCTTTCGCCGCAGCTGATCGATCGGACCCTGTCGTGTCTGTTGAAGGAGGTCGAAGACGCGTCCCGTATCGACGACGAGCTCCTCGAGACCCTCGCCCGGGCGGCCCGCGACGCTCGGGAGCGGACGGAGGCGCAGTGACCGATCCCCCCGAGTCCGCCGGTCTCGAGATCGTCCGGGACCACGTCGTAGACGAGGTAGTGAGGCTCGCCGACGCGCTCCGGGCCGAGGGCGCGACCGTCCCGCCGACGGCGAGCGTGACGGCCGCTCGAGCCCTCGCAGCGCTCACCGAGTACGACGAGCCGACGGTCCGTGTCGCCCTTCGGGCGGCGCTGATCTCTCGACGGCCGGACATCGCCGCGTTCGAACGCTGCTTTCCGGCCTTCTGGGCCAGGTTCACCGGCGAGGGTACCGCCGAATCGCCTCCGGCCCGCGACGGGGCGACGCAGCCCTTCGCGGTGCCACGGGGCGGTGCCTCGAGTCGGGACGGGGGTGGCGATACCGCGGACTCGCTCGAGCGGACCGAACGCGCCCG from Natrinema versiforme includes these protein-coding regions:
- a CDS encoding DUF6293 family protein; amino-acid sequence: MQTHIVPVGFDYDRLIAPLVRDQIDVDSVILLEGAVGSEANVEYSRHLSKKLETDFENLLGAETERFVLEDVYDYDDAFEQAYELITAELDAGNEVWVNVAAMPRTVSFAFANAAHSLMVERQEDREGIHTYYTAPEKYLETELAEELREQIALLEDLRETEEGIENDRVGTRLESARDLLAEFDERGTTIGAKEIDGKHIVELPVASFSNVKPFEELILYKLGEDGEFDSVSELAESLARELNEEYTDSFRSKVIYNVDRLGPGGKGYIEREEHGKSYRTRLSRIGELWVRAHSNDESESTDQP
- a CDS encoding MoxR family ATPase, which produces MTEPTATPFAEYTEADLRRVFDRTGYVAEDDILIPVLLALRLGKPLLIEGEPGSGKTELGKVLADGLETDLVRLQCYEGLAAENTLYEWNYTKQLLSVQAGERGVTDDGSVFDEEYLLERPLLRALSGDRDRPAVLLIDEVDRADREFEALLLEFLSDFQVSVPELGTIEASVPPIVLLTSNRTRGLSDALKRRCLYLHVEPPSFEKEREIVQRKVPELDGATAAEICGVVQRLREEPLLKRPGIAETLDWSRALLELRSASEDGSSEPAASLSPQLIDRTLSCLLKEVEDASRIDDELLETLARAARDARERTEAQ
- a CDS encoding (2Fe-2S)-binding protein → MTTHGISVTVNGEQHDLTVRPRTLLVTALREELGYTGANVGCETGRCGACTVRENGETIKSCTRLAVQADGSEIETVEGLADDGDLSALQKQFQEQHGLQCGYCTPGMLMSADTFLREADDPSREEIREAIEGNLCRCTGYQNIVDAIEAAAEQSGEHR
- a CDS encoding xanthine dehydrogenase family protein subunit M, translated to MYVNDFDYYRADSVDDALELLGDHDGAELVAGAHGLLPRMKTGDESPPALVDIGQLSGLDAIEAADDGTAVSVGALATHAEIAESEPVRQHAAALADAAAELGDPQVRNGGTIGGNLAHGDARSDPPAALLALDGALEVRGADGERTIDATDLFEGPFETAVDDDEIVTAVRLPTDDDAVSAYRKRRDPLSGYAMVGVGVWLRTDGEAIEEARVAVTGATTTPTRLPAVEDELEGAAVSEETITAAAAEAGTTVDDEAFVSDVQATAEYRAHLLTIDTERALYDLLDDV
- a CDS encoding xanthine dehydrogenase family protein molybdopterin-binding subunit — translated: MSDADSSGESGADSGGAFGSAIERGEDVPLLTGSGDYTDDISLRGTTHLAIRRSDHAHARIERIDTSDAAAMDGVVAVYTGEDVVESGVPNTIPTAWDLPGLVQPQYRMLATDKVRHEGTAVAAVVAETPHVAHDALERIAVEYEPLEHVTDPVEAVERDVPPVHEEAADNVAFDFELGEEEATDEAFADADRVATVDLRQPRIIPNAMEPRAALADWEDATGKLRLWMTSQNPHLHRMLLSAGTLGLPENKIQVIAPEVGGGFGSKIYHYPDEAVTAWCSMQLGRPVKWQATRSESYLTDCHGRDHVTTGEIALDDDGTIRGVRVETHAGLGAQLSQFGTATPSYLYATVLSGQYAIPAIHCRVVGAFTNTTPVDAYRGAGRAEGIYVIERLVDAGARELEMDPAELRRRNLVPPDEFPYESAAALVYDSGEYERAMDLALEHVDYDDLRERQRELRDEDRYIGIGIGNFVESAGLSPSGLAGDLGAQAGGWESSIVRFDSTGSVTVLAGTADQGQGHRTTYAQIAAEELGVSVDDVDVVEGDTDRIPQGMGTYGSRSASVGGGSIARGAREVREKARRIAAHQLEASVDDIEFEDGEFRVAGAPDRSLHIQTIAHEAYLGHDLPEGMDPGLEETNFYDPENFTYPFGTHVAVVEVDPETGDIEIRRYVAVDDCGEIINPMIVEGQVHGGIAQGIGAALYEGAAYDDDEHLQTRRMDEYAVPHSTQLPDFETDSTVTPSPHNPLGVKGVGESATIAATPTIVSAVADALEPFGVDHLDMPITPESVWRATEGDR